Within the Cupriavidus necator N-1 genome, the region GGCTTACCCTGCTCTTGCGTCAACAGTTGCGCCAGTTCCTCTAGGTTTGCGAGGATGGTCTCACCGATCCTGACGACATATTGCTGGCGCGCCTGCAGTGTCAAGCCCGCCCATGCCTGCGCTGCGCGCCGCGCGCTGGCAACGGCCTCGTCCAGCTGTACGGGCGTCGCAGCCGGTGCCACCGCAATAACGCGCTCCGTGGCGGGGTTGAGTACGTCAAAGCCGGCCAGCATGGGCACGGCTTTGCCATCGATGGTCATGCTGAATTCAGCAGTGTCACCCATTATTCGGACCTCATTTAATCAAACGGATTTCAACAGGCCACAAGGGGACACGCGGCAGGCCGAAGCCGGGCCTGGGTCGCCGGGTGGCGGATCGGCGCTTCATAGATCGAGGACAAGTAACGAGGACTTCGCGCGCGAGCAACAAGGCGTGAACTGGTTACCGCAGGCGTGCTCTTCATCGGTAAGAAAGACGTCCCGATGATCGGGTTCGCCTTCCAGGATGCGGGTCACGCAAGTTCCGCACGTTCCCTCCTCGCACGACGTATAGATATCGATGCCAGCCTCGAGCAGCACCGACGTAATCGAGCGCTCCGCGGGAATCTGGAACACCTGGCCAGTGCTGGCGAGCTTGACATCGAAAGCACCATCATCGGACGTATCAACCGCCTTGGCACTGAAGTACTCGTAGTGCACACGCTGCTTCGGGATTCCCGCTTGCTCTGCTGCGCGGCATATCCATTCGATAAAGCCGGCGGGGCCGCAGACGTATATCTCGGCATCGCTGCCTGCCTGGGCGAACAGCGTGGCGGGGTCCAGCTTCTGCGCGTCAGCCTGATCGTCGTAGTGGAAGGCGACCTGCTGGCTGTAAGGGGACTGCGCGATACGGCTGCGAAAGGCTGCCTTGTCCTGGCTGCGCGCACAGTAATGCAGAGTGAAGCCGGCTCCCGACGCGTGCAAAGACTCGGCCATGCAGAGCATCGGCGTGACTCCGATCCCGCCAGCGATCAGGATGCTTCTGACTCCCTCTTTCAGCGGAAAATGATTCCGGGGCGCGCTGATCTCGATGAGTTCGCCTGCCTCAAGCCGCTCGTGGATGGCGATGGAGCCGCCACGAGAAGCCGGGTCTCGAAGCACGCCAATCTGGTAACTATCGCGCTCCGACGGCGCGTTGCACAGGGAATACTGCCGGACGACACCGGGAGCGACGTGGACGTCGATATGCGCACCGGCGTCGAATGGCGGCAGCACGCTGCCATTCGGGTCGCGCAGCTCCAGGCTGATGATGTCGTCGGTTTCCTGGTTGCGTTGCGCAATGCGAACGAAGAAAGTGTCTTGAGGATTCATGGCG harbors:
- a CDS encoding PDR/VanB family oxidoreductase, with amino-acid sequence MNPQDTFFVRIAQRNQETDDIISLELRDPNGSVLPPFDAGAHIDVHVAPGVVRQYSLCNAPSERDSYQIGVLRDPASRGGSIAIHERLEAGELIEISAPRNHFPLKEGVRSILIAGGIGVTPMLCMAESLHASGAGFTLHYCARSQDKAAFRSRIAQSPYSQQVAFHYDDQADAQKLDPATLFAQAGSDAEIYVCGPAGFIEWICRAAEQAGIPKQRVHYEYFSAKAVDTSDDGAFDVKLASTGQVFQIPAERSITSVLLEAGIDIYTSCEEGTCGTCVTRILEGEPDHRDVFLTDEEHACGNQFTPCCSRAKSSLLVLDL